In Neovison vison isolate M4711 chromosome 11, ASM_NN_V1, whole genome shotgun sequence, one genomic interval encodes:
- the LOC122890359 gene encoding uncharacterized PE-PGRS family protein PE_PGRS10-like, producing the protein MPPPPMPPPPKPPPSAPPPPAPLTPQSAPPLLPVPPPTLPPPLRRRGHLNLDAACAAQAACATDAVPACLATPPPVPPPLLRLTPSAPPQTPLKPPAEAPAARSPLQRPLALAAQTVAAAEAAAAEAAASEAQAALRREDAFRCTSGFGVEGVRGSSGGGSGISGGDGGDSRGSGFSGGTSGVGDGAEDVSGGTGNVAEEGVKGVSGLGTDKGGGAGSGGFSVVGSSDGADSGFGIASGGADGGGFDGTSGISGGAGSVGCGRGGHTDDGVGGASGIGTDSWTAQAATAWAFRAPAAAVSVAVAAVEQTAASAQTALAAQAVLATQGAAGEQIAARRMAAANWWRGLRKRGQREPEGWQLKKGREGQKDQETCCRQRLLGLEHLHLLKLY; encoded by the exons ATGCCGCCGCCGCCAATGCCGCCGCCACCAAAGCCACCGCCATCTGCACCGCCACCGCCTGCTCCGCTGACGCCGCAGTCTGCACCGCCGCTGTTACCGGTGCCGCCGCCGACTCTGCCGCCGCCGCTTCGCCGCCGCGGCCACTTGAATCTAGACGCCGCTTGTGCAGCCCAGGCCGCTTGCGCCACCGACGCCGTCCCCGCTTGTCTGGCGACGCCGCCACCTGTGCCGCCGCCTCTTCTCCGGCTAACGCCCTCTGCACCGCCTCAGACGCCGCTTAAGCCGCCCGCGGAGGCCCCGGCTGCGCGGTCGCCGCTACAGAGGCCGTTGGCGCTGGCGGCGCAGACAGTGGCGGCGGCGGAAGCGGCGGCGGCGGAAGCGGCTGCGTCAGAGGCGCAAGCGGCCCTGAGGC GGGAAGATGCCTTCCGCTGCACAAGCGGCTTCGGCGTCGAAGGCGTCCGTGGCTCAAGCGGTGGCGGCAGCGGCATAAGCGGCGGCGACGGCGGGGATAGCAGGGGAAGCGGCTTCAGCGGCGGCACAAGCGGCGTTGGTGACGGCGCAGAGGATGTCAGCGGTGGAACCGGCAACGTCGCTGAGGAAGGCGTCAAGGGTGTAAGCGGCCTCGGCACAGACAAGGGCGGCGGTGCAGGCAGCGGCGGCTTCAGCGTCGTCGGTAGCAGCGACGGTGCAGACAGCGGATTCGGCATCGCAAGCGGCGGTGCAGATGGAGGTGGCTTCGACGGAACAAGCGGCATCAGCGGCGGCGCAGGCAGTGTTGGCTGCGGAAGGGGCGGCCACACAGACGATGGCGTCGGCGGTGCAAGCGGCATTGGCACAGACAGCTGGACTGCTCAAGCGGCAACCGCTTGGGCTTTCAGGGCTCCAGCGGCGGCGGTGTCTGTGGCGGTAGCAGCGGTGGAGCAAACAGCGGCGTCTGCGCAGACTGCGTTGGCTGCACAAGCGGTGTTGGCAACTCAAGGGGCGGCTGGGGAGCAGATTGCAGCAAGGCGGATGGCGGCGGCGAATTGGTGGCGGGGGCTGCGCAAGCGAGGGCAGCGGGAGCCCGAGGGCTGGCAACTGAAGAAAggcagag aaggccagaaagaCCAGGAAACCTGCTGCAGACAAAGGCTTTTGGGGTTAGAGCATCTGCACCTTCTGAAGCTGTACTGA